GTCTATTTTATCTGGGCATAAAATGAGTTTATTTTCTCATAAATAAATTTGTCAGTGTTTTAAATATTAGTGGGTAGAAATAATAgtttaatcataaaaaaataaaaaaatattaacctATACTACATATTTGGGTATTAGAAGATTCAAAAGGATTATATGAACCATAATATAAGGTATAAAAATGAGTTAGCGTgttatgaagtatggactaaACTCCGCCGAAAGAGGGCATAGCCTGGAAATAAGCAAAGCAAGGAATAGTGTGCCTTTGCACATGCTATGCTACAACGCTACAAATAGTGTCCCTATCCAAATTCACAGGTTCCTGAAGCTTAAGTTTGGAATAACATTAATGTTCAAGCAAGCAAAGCAAGCTAATTAAGGCGCCCAATGAACTTGATCAACAGGGAAAGAAACTAGCAAATGGTAGCCACAGCAAGCAATTTATCTCATATAACATAACAAATTGTCAAATATATAGCTTCTGCAAGTTCCAAACAAATTGTCTCAAATTACCATTACTAAACTTGTTGCTCCTGAACATCAAATTCTTGAAATTTAAAGCAGAGTCATAATCATATTATAGTTTGATAATTGCGAATGGCAAGCACAAGGAGCAGCGCAAGAGTTGGAGCAGGAGCAAGAACAAGCTCATCACGAGGTCCTGTCGTTGAAGAGATCGTGCCCAGTTCTGGTTGGACAGAGGATTCTGCAGGACATTATCTCTTGGTGGATCTTCCAGGTACTTCACCAAACACCCCCAAATGCATTTGAACATTGAAGAAATAGAATATGCATATATGAATATGAATGAATATGAATGTAGAAGAATAAACAAACTCCATAGTAAGAGAAAGTGaatctattttatttaagtgCTTGGCTATatccttttttttgttttcttgcttcatTTGTTCACGTAAGAACCATTTAGTTACATTCATGAGACTTCTTGTAGAAAGAACTGGTGCTCAATTTTCCATTTTtggtttttaactttttatcttgTCTCTTCAGAATTCAAGAAGGAAGAGGTGAAACTTCAGATTGATAGCTATGGTCGTATAATTGTTAAAGGAGAAAGGCACCCAAATGAGCGGAAACGAGTCCGATTTCATTTGACCTTTCCGGTGCCGGTGGATTCCGATACTGATAAAGTAGCCGGAAGATTCGATGCTGGAATCCTTTACGTGACTGTCCCCAAAGTGAGCAAAGAAAGTGAGGCTGTGAAAGCAGCAAACGGAACCGTTGAAAGAGCAGAAGAAaacaaaaggcaagagcaagcTGCAAATGGCAATGCTGAAAGAGAAGAACAACATGAACACCAAGAACCCAttgttgatgatgataatgTGGGGAGAGATCGCAGCCAAGAAGACAGTAACAGGGAGAAGGAAGTAAAAAGAATTGAGAATGCACAAATTGGGGAGTTTTCTGAAGGAATGTTAAGGAAGTGGGAGCATGAGCCTATGGTAAGAAGTGTAGTTGAGGTTTTCaggaaaaacaaaggaattgttaTAACTGCTGTTATAGCATTTTCCTTAGGGATTTTAATATCTCGCAAGTTTCAATCCTCTGCACCATCTTAATGTATATACCCACTACTTCAGGTCATGGATCTTAATTTGTAtattatatcaaaatataaaatgaagTATCACTATCATGTActtaaacaataataatataatgtCCCCTTTATTCTTCTTTATTTCCAACGTTAATATCTACAAACAGGAGTTATGTCATGATCCATTATCAGTCAGAAGGATATATAGAATGAGTATGGGGGAAACTTTGGTGGCGTTAATTGGGACAGGTTCAAGGCCACATCTCTGTATGCTCTGTATCTCCATCACAATTTTTCATTCATTGATTCAGTATCAAGTTATCCGGCATTAACTTATGGAtgaaagaaacacaaaattgcTGCTGCTCAAATCTAAACACCAATTTATAGCAATATATCAATGTCAAGTATTTCAACTTTGCGGCTCAAATCTAAACACTATTTTACACCAAATCCAAACTAATTTAGTCACCCAAAAAAATCCAAACTCATTTTAACAAGGAGAATCAAAAGATAGCATAAAAATAAGTGCATCTAATCAAGACAATCTTAAGCAGTATACAATCAAAATAAGGTTATTTCCTAGGAAACTTTCTTCTCATTAGTTCCTTCTCCAACACCTCCTTTGCATATGATTCTCTAAAATATAGTGCTCATCAATCTTCATTGACCTCATCCAGTACCCTGATCCAAATTATGCCAAATCGGAAACCACCATATATCAAAATTTACTTTTATCTTACAGCAGGATCAGATTCTGCAACTATCCACCAATTTGAAAAGATCAAAAGACCACAGTATAGTGATGCGGGATTGGGAAGCTTCTTTGGAATCTGTGCTATAAAGTTGAGTCATGGCCATCAGTCCTATCTTCTAACTTGTGAGTGTTCATAGAATATgaggaaattaaaaaaaaattcccTTCCCGAGGTTAAAAGAGAGGCACTTTGCTTGAAGAACCTAAACTGTTTAGGTCTCTCGTAATACCATAAACTATTTTCTTTATATTCCCGCCTTTCTTAAGATATATTAATGTTATAGCATCACTCCCCGAACATTCCAAATCTCTTATACACTAGTAGAGGAAAGATAAgcattatatattattataatacaTCATAGGTCAATTTTGAAATGCTGAAAACAGAAGAGCTTGTTGAACACAAGTGGGATATATGGAAGTTGCAGTGGTAACTTGTGGGAGGTGGAGGAACACTAGTTTAAGCGATGGACGACAGTGCTTAAGACCTTATTAGATGTTGACAAACGATGCATGGGAAAGAATAACGGAACCAAAGGGGAGATAAAGGCGATGCTTTGTCCTAGCACTTTATTCAAAATGTAGGTGCTTTTTGACAAAAGGGAAGGCCCCACGGTTGGGACGCGGAATCAAGTGCCTTCCCTTTTAGCTTCCATTGATTTGGTTATTGTCTACGTAGCCCTATTTCTAAGGAGGATTACATGCCCATGTTCATATACATGAATATGTTCAAACAAAGTTTCAAATGTTTTGAATAATCATGGGGATATGGCTTGTTATACATCTATGATTCCTTTTAAAAAcattattttgtattttctaAGCTAATAGCATTTTTGCAAATAGGACTATAGGAGATTCAAAGGGTGATAAAGAGAGCAAAAGTAAAGTTTCTCTCTAGTAGGCATCACCTACTTCTCATTGAAGGGAAAGCTAAGACAAAAAATTATGTGAAAAAATTATATTGGCATACAGCAACAATAGAAGATatttagtgaaaaaaaaaaatccaacatTGAATTCTATAGTATGAAAGTTTAATCATTCAACTTATGTAAGTAAAACGAAATGTTATTATCATTATCGCAAGTACACATGTGGATTTAGCAGTTTTATGTCTCTTAAACCTAGATATAGAAATTTAGAATAAAGACTTTTCACAATTGGCATTTTGTTGCAACGGCAAAAGAGAGATCAAAGAATCAAGAATAGAAAAAAGGGAGGTGCTTGGGTCATTCTCACAAGTCAGggaataaaataagataaaaaaatatcaataaacaAATCTAAAACATATATTCTcacaaaaatatcatttaagaAGAAGTAACGCTGAGGTGGATAACGAACATGTAGTGgaggaagagagaaagaagaaggaaggaAAAAAAGTTGGAAAGAAAAACCTTCGCGAGAGAGCATGGAATCTTAATCTGCCCACTGTCATCACAACCATCTCCAAAATCGAAATTCCAAATtccaaatataaaaaataagaataaaaaaagaaaataataaaaaaaattaaaaaaggcacaccataacaccaaaaattttcatTTCCCCAAACCCAAACACCCCATCATCAAAACAATAGTACCACTCACCGCCATCAACGGCCACAGTGTCTTTCTCTGTGAGAGAGAGAAATACATCATTCCAAGGCCAACAAGATGAGACCATGACGACGCCATTAAACCTTCAGCAGCAGCAGCATCAGCAGCTACAGCAGGCGGCGAGAACCGTGAGGAGGGTGGTGGTGGAGGTTGTTGACGCTCGCAACCTTCTTCCGAAAGATGGACAAGGTAGTTCGAGCCCTTACGTGGTTGCGGACTTCGACGGCCAGAGGAAAAGAACCACCACCCGGTTCAAGGAGCTGAATCCGGTTTGGAACGAGCCCATGGAGTTCATAGTCTCCGACCCGGAGAACATGGAGTTCGAGGAGCTCGAAGTTGAGGTCTACAACGACAGAAAGTTTGGTAACGCTAGTGGGAAGAAGAACCATTTCCTTGGAAGGGTGAAGCTGTACGGAACACAGTTCGCGAGGAGAGGGGAAGAAGGCCTTGTTTACTTCACTTTGGAGAAGAAGAGTGTGTTCAGTTGGGTAAGAGGTGAAATCGGACTCAAGATTTATTACTATGACGAGTTGTTGCCTGAGGATGATAGGCCGCCGCAGGTTCCGCCACCTGAGGAGGGTGGACCGCCGCCGGAGCAGGAGCAAGAGAGGGGGAGACCGCATGGGGTAACGATTGTGGAGGAAGGGAGGGTTTTTGAAGGTCCAGGAACAATGGAACCGCCGCAGATGCATCCACATTGTATGCCTTTTCCTGAACCACAGCCTCACTCGCCGcgtgtggtggtggtggagtcTCCGCCGCCAGTTGTTCACGTTCATCACGATCCGCCACAGGGGACGGAGATTGGCGGTGGAGGTGCTGGTTCTGGTGGTCCGCCGGAGATGATGCAGTACCCTCCTCCCGTAGGCCCGGCGGCGGCGGAGGTAAGGAGGATGCAGGCGGTGAAAGGGGAGAGAGTGAGAATTCTAAAGAAACCAAACGGCGCCGGCGATTACTCTCCGAAGGTTATTCCGACGAAGCAACACGGCGGCGTTGAGTCCGAACGTGTTCACCCTTACGATCTGGTGGAACCAATGCAGTACTTGTACGTTAGAATCGTGAAAGCTCGAGGGTTAGCACCAAGCGAGGGTCCGTACGTTAAGGTTCGAACGTCAAGTCACTATGTGAAGTCGAAACCAGCGAGTTACCGTCCCAACGAACCCAACGACTCGCCCGAGTGGAATCAGGTCTTTGCCTTGAGCTGCAACAAAACTGATGCTAACACCGCCACATTGGAGATCTCAGTTTGGGACTCACCGTCGGAGAATTTCCTCGGCGGCGTTTGCTTTGATCTCTCCGATGTGCCAGTTCGTGACCCTCCCGATAGCCCACTTGCTCCGCAGTGGTACCGTCTCGACGGTGTTGCCGCCGATCAGATTCCGGGAAGAGTTTCCGGCGACATTCAGCTTTCTGTTTGGATTGGAACTCAATCCGACGATGCGTTCGCTGAAGCTTGGATCTCAGATGCGCCATACGTGGCTCACACGCGCTCAAAGGTATACCAATCGCCAAAGCTTTGGTACCTGCGCGTGACTGTAATCGAAGCTCAAGACCTAAGCATTGCTCCAAATCTGCCACCATTAACGGCTCCAGAAGTTAGAGTGAAGGTGCAGTTAGGGTTTCAGTCAGGTAGAACAAGGCGAGGGAGCATGAACCACCATAGCCTGTCGTTCCACTGGAACGAGGACCTTCTCTTCGTCGCTGGTGAGCCTCTAGAAGATTCCATGATTCTCCTTGTTGAAGACCGGACGAGCAAGGAACCTGCACTCTTAGGCCACGTCGTGATTCCATTGACATCAATCGAGCAGCGAATCGACGAGCGCCACGTGCCTGCCAAATGGTTCCCCTTAGAAGGAGGTGGAGGTGGTGGATCCTACTGCGGGCGAGTTCACCTCCGTCTCTGCCTAGAAGGTGGCTATCACGTGCTCGACGAGGCCGCTCACGTGTGCAGCGATTTCCGCCCCACTGCGAAGCAGCTCTGGAAACCACCGATCGGAATCTTGGAGCTGGGAATCCTCGGCGCCCGCGGCCTCCTTCCGATGAAAACAAAGGGCCCAGGGAAGGGCTCGACCGATGCTTACTGTGTAGCCAAGTATGGCAAGAAGTGGGTCCGAACCCGCACCGTAACGGACTCGTTGGATCCACGTTGGAATGAACAGTACACGTGGCAGGTCTATGACCCCTGTACCGTTCTAACCATTGGAGTCTTTGACAACTGGCGCATGTTCGCTGACGTGGCAGAGGACAAGCCAGACTGCCGCATAGGGAAGGTACGCATACGAGTATCTACGCTGGAGAGCAACAGGATCTACACAAACTCATACCCACTATTAGTCCTCACACGAAGCGGGCTCAAGAAAATGGGTGAAATCGAGTTAGCCGTCCGGTTCGCCTGCCCATCATTGTTGCCCGACACGTGTGCCGTCTACGGGCAGCCTCTTCTCCCCAGAATGCACTACCTCCGCCCCCTTGGCGTGGCGCAGCAGGAGGCCCTCCGAGGTGCCGCAACGAAGATGGTAGCGCAGTGGCTGGCGCGGTCGGAGCCGCCGCTGGGGCACGAGGTAGTACGTTACATGCTTGACGCAGACTCGCACGCATGGAGCATGAGGAAGAGTAAGGCCAATTGGTTCAGAATCGTTGCGGTTTTGGCTTGGGCCGTTGGGCTTGCAAAATGGTTAGATGACATAAGAAGGTGGAGGAACCCAATAACAACGGTTCTGCTTCACGTTTTGTATTTGGTTCTTGTTTGGTACCCTGATTTGGTTGTCCCAACTGGGTTCTTATACGTGGTTCTTATTGGAATTTGGTATTACCGCTTCAGACCAAAGATACCAGCCGGGATGGATACCCGGTTGAGCCAGTCGGAAGCGGTTGACCCTGATGAGCTTGACGAGGAATTTGATACTATGCCGAGTTCGAAGCCCGCAGAGGTGATTCGGGTTCGCTATGATCGGTTGAGGATGCTTGCGGCCCGGGTCCAAACGGTTTTGGGCGATTTTGCTACCCAAGGGGAGAGGGTTCAGGCCCTTGTGAGTTGGAGGGACCCACGGGCGACAAAGCTGTTCATTGGGGTGTGCCTTGTTATTACTATAATACTGTATACGGTGCCGCCCAAGATGGTTGCGGTGGCGTTGGGTTTTTACTTTTTGAGACACCCAATGTTCAGGGATCCCATGCCGCCGGCGAGTTTGAACTTTTTCCGGCGACTTCCCAGCTTGTCTGATCGGTTGATGTAGATGATCCAAATTCAACAGACtagaatttttctttttctttgttttattatagtttttcattattttttttaatttctctatattaagtgataattttttgttagagaagaacatttatttaatatatattggAATAGGGATGAATTGATGGGTGAcaaatttgttttttattattattattttagagtTGAAAAAGTTGTGAAGCTCAAGAAGGAGGAGTGATAAAAGAAGTGGAAAGTTACTGGCTGTCATCATTTATTTTTTGCTGTAATGAAATTGATTTAATACTTGTACTAGGAGTAGGAGTAACTATGGTAGTACTATTCAATGCTCGAAATAAGAGAAAGGCACAAAAGAGGGAGCAGAGTGTGCGGAAATTTTTTGGCTGCATGCCTTAATTAGTGGTGGGGAGACTCTAATGAGGGCACATGTTATGTAACTTCAATTAAAAGTAAATTGTTACATGTGTAATTTCAATTAGTTACTTAGTGATTTTAATTTACACAtcattgttatattttttttcatggCTTTACTTCTATGTTGTCAAATTCTGACTTTAAATTGTTAGGGTGGAAATAAAAAGGTAGAAATCTTTGGAGTGCATAGTATGGCTTGTTCCGAATCCATCCAAATGGAAAAGTAAAGGGAATGAATGCATAGCATAGCGTAGGCTTAGACAGCCACATGACACCTGCAAATTGTAAACCTAAAATTCAAACCAAGGCTCTGCATTCATCAGCTTTTGAGGCATAATTATGTCCGTCTTTACAGAGGATGGAGTGAGTGACTATGAAggattattaaaattaaaaataatttttttatattttaataatattagaagtattattaaataataaaaaatattattttaattttaataatattttttaaaatattataattattgtaACTACTATAATATAGAGATACTACAATGACTCTGATAATAAACctcaaaacaaaaattaattaattaagttcaTAGAGAGAGTAGTAGCGCGCTAGCGCGCGTACTCTTCCTCTATCTATGAGCGAGACTCCATCAAAATCTGCCACTCGTTGGGCGACGCCCTCTTTTCTATGAAGACCGACCCCACCACTGAATGATGAACTTTTCCAGTCTTCGCCAATGCAAAGGCGACCTGGAGAGAACACAGAGTAAAGCCCTTACCCGCCTGAATGGAATTCATATCTCCTTCGTCTGGTCGAGAAGGGAGAAAGCCCGGGGAACTGGCTCACAGAAGAAGGGCAGTTCCGGAACATCTATAGTAAAGTATGCTATAATGTCGGCAATTTGATCTGCGACACTTGTACCCCCCGCTTGCCAAAAAGCTATAGTCAACTGAACTTTCACTTCACTCGAAAAAGGAATTCTGCATTGAACTTAAGTTTCAGTTCCTTCTTTCTGATCCGCCCTAAGGTAGGGTGCTCCCTCTATCTCCGCACTATAGGACAGGAAGGTTCTCTCTTCTTAGGTGCTGGCTTTCGCTTTCCCAGAACAAAAGAACAAGGATTTATAATTCATGTTCATGCTAACAGAAGAGCGGATCCAATACAATGtcaataatatattatatgCAACTTCTTTCTCAAAAAGTGCTTGCTGCACTTCTTTCTCATGAAGCTGCTTTGCAAGAAAGGTTTGAG
Above is a genomic segment from Arachis stenosperma cultivar V10309 chromosome 1, arast.V10309.gnm1.PFL2, whole genome shotgun sequence containing:
- the LOC130944964 gene encoding uncharacterized protein LOC130944964, which gives rise to MASTRSSARVGAGARTSSSRGPVVEEIVPSSGWTEDSAGHYLLVDLPEFKKEEVKLQIDSYGRIIVKGERHPNERKRVRFHLTFPVPVDSDTDKVAGRFDAGILYVTVPKVSKESEAVKAANGTVERAEENKRQEQAANGNAEREEQHEHQEPIVDDDNVGRDRSQEDSNREKEVKRIENAQIGEFSEGMLRKWEHEPMVRSVVEVFRKNKGIVITAVIAFSLGILISRKFQSSAPS
- the LOC130943011 gene encoding protein QUIRKY, which produces MTTPLNLQQQQHQQLQQAARTVRRVVVEVVDARNLLPKDGQGSSSPYVVADFDGQRKRTTTRFKELNPVWNEPMEFIVSDPENMEFEELEVEVYNDRKFGNASGKKNHFLGRVKLYGTQFARRGEEGLVYFTLEKKSVFSWVRGEIGLKIYYYDELLPEDDRPPQVPPPEEGGPPPEQEQERGRPHGVTIVEEGRVFEGPGTMEPPQMHPHCMPFPEPQPHSPRVVVVESPPPVVHVHHDPPQGTEIGGGGAGSGGPPEMMQYPPPVGPAAAEVRRMQAVKGERVRILKKPNGAGDYSPKVIPTKQHGGVESERVHPYDLVEPMQYLYVRIVKARGLAPSEGPYVKVRTSSHYVKSKPASYRPNEPNDSPEWNQVFALSCNKTDANTATLEISVWDSPSENFLGGVCFDLSDVPVRDPPDSPLAPQWYRLDGVAADQIPGRVSGDIQLSVWIGTQSDDAFAEAWISDAPYVAHTRSKVYQSPKLWYLRVTVIEAQDLSIAPNLPPLTAPEVRVKVQLGFQSGRTRRGSMNHHSLSFHWNEDLLFVAGEPLEDSMILLVEDRTSKEPALLGHVVIPLTSIEQRIDERHVPAKWFPLEGGGGGGSYCGRVHLRLCLEGGYHVLDEAAHVCSDFRPTAKQLWKPPIGILELGILGARGLLPMKTKGPGKGSTDAYCVAKYGKKWVRTRTVTDSLDPRWNEQYTWQVYDPCTVLTIGVFDNWRMFADVAEDKPDCRIGKVRIRVSTLESNRIYTNSYPLLVLTRSGLKKMGEIELAVRFACPSLLPDTCAVYGQPLLPRMHYLRPLGVAQQEALRGAATKMVAQWLARSEPPLGHEVVRYMLDADSHAWSMRKSKANWFRIVAVLAWAVGLAKWLDDIRRWRNPITTVLLHVLYLVLVWYPDLVVPTGFLYVVLIGIWYYRFRPKIPAGMDTRLSQSEAVDPDELDEEFDTMPSSKPAEVIRVRYDRLRMLAARVQTVLGDFATQGERVQALVSWRDPRATKLFIGVCLVITIILYTVPPKMVAVALGFYFLRHPMFRDPMPPASLNFFRRLPSLSDRLM